One genomic segment of Echeneis naucrates chromosome 18, fEcheNa1.1, whole genome shotgun sequence includes these proteins:
- the LOC115058572 gene encoding Fc receptor-like protein 5 isoform X2, with protein sequence MEGSSLLRLLSLASLLSCTAQRASLAVRPDSSQLFEGDTISFRCDDGWTMRRNTSQLQQTECGNDWGNLEGSVCDISFLFPFESGSYWCESKGGGVSNSVTIKITDRAVILQSPVLPVMEGHDVHLLCRTKSPSNRPANFYRNDVLIGSEPEGHMTLRHVNKSAEGLYKCVVREKPSPSSTPPPPSPSWVTLVSSAPPPDSAPLWLVLRLLCHLVVFCPYFISTAIMVSLYQQRSSGSGRSVSVSVATAVSTQHRWRLAEDCDDITVVTTEHKF encoded by the exons CACAGCGAG CGTCTCTGGCGGTGCGTCCTGACAGCTCTCAGCTGTTCGAAGGAGACACCATCTCTTTCCGCTGCGACGACGGCTGGACGATGAGGAGGAACACGTCCCAACTTCAGCAGACTGAGTGTGGGAATGACTGGGGGAACCTGGAAGGATCTGTCTGTGACATCAGCTTCCTGTTCCCGTTTGAGAGCGGATCCTACTGGTGTGAGTCCAAAGGGGGCGGAGTCAGTAACAGCGTTACCATCAAGATCACCG ATAGAGCAGTGATCCTGCAGAGTCCCGTCCTCCCTGTGATGGAGGGACATGATGTCCATCTGCTCTGCAGGACAAAGTCTCCGTCCAACCGTCCAGCCAACTTCTACCGTAACGACGTCCTGATCGGCTCTGAGCCTGAAGGTCACATGACCCTCCGCCATGTTAACAAGTCTGCTGAAGGTCTCTACAAGTGtgtggtcagag aGAAACCTTCACCTTCCagcaccccccctcctccctccccctcctgggTCACCTTGGTCTCCTCAGCCCCGCCCCCAGACTCCGCCCCCCTCTGGCTCGTGCTCAGACTGCTCTGCCACCTGGTGGTTTTCTGTCCGTACTTCATCTCCACCGCCATCATGGTGTCCTTGTATCAGCAAAGATCTTCAG GAAGTGGCCGCTCTGTGTCCGTCTCCGTGGCAACAGCAGTGTCCACCCAACACAGATGGAGATTGGCTGAGGACTGTGATGACATCACGGTGGTCACCACTGAGCATAAATTCTAA
- the LOC115058572 gene encoding Fc receptor-like protein 5 isoform X1, with protein MEGSSLLRLLSLASLLSCTAQRASLAVRPDSSQLFEGDTISFRCDDGWTMRRNTSQLQQTECGNDWGNLEGSVCDISFLFPFESGSYWCESKGGGVSNSVTIKITDRAVILQSPVLPVMEGHDVHLLCRTKSPSNRPANFYRNDVLIGSEPEGHMTLRHVNKSAEGLYKCVVRGQGESESSWVSVTEKPSPSSTPPPPSPSWVTLVSSAPPPDSAPLWLVLRLLCHLVVFCPYFISTAIMVSLYQQRSSGSGRSVSVSVATAVSTQHRWRLAEDCDDITVVTTEHKF; from the exons CACAGCGAG CGTCTCTGGCGGTGCGTCCTGACAGCTCTCAGCTGTTCGAAGGAGACACCATCTCTTTCCGCTGCGACGACGGCTGGACGATGAGGAGGAACACGTCCCAACTTCAGCAGACTGAGTGTGGGAATGACTGGGGGAACCTGGAAGGATCTGTCTGTGACATCAGCTTCCTGTTCCCGTTTGAGAGCGGATCCTACTGGTGTGAGTCCAAAGGGGGCGGAGTCAGTAACAGCGTTACCATCAAGATCACCG ATAGAGCAGTGATCCTGCAGAGTCCCGTCCTCCCTGTGATGGAGGGACATGATGTCCATCTGCTCTGCAGGACAAAGTCTCCGTCCAACCGTCCAGCCAACTTCTACCGTAACGACGTCCTGATCGGCTCTGAGCCTGAAGGTCACATGACCCTCCGCCATGTTAACAAGTCTGCTGAAGGTCTCTACAAGTGtgtggtcagaggtcagggagAGTCCGAGTCCAGCTGGGTCTCTgtcacag aGAAACCTTCACCTTCCagcaccccccctcctccctccccctcctgggTCACCTTGGTCTCCTCAGCCCCGCCCCCAGACTCCGCCCCCCTCTGGCTCGTGCTCAGACTGCTCTGCCACCTGGTGGTTTTCTGTCCGTACTTCATCTCCACCGCCATCATGGTGTCCTTGTATCAGCAAAGATCTTCAG GAAGTGGCCGCTCTGTGTCCGTCTCCGTGGCAACAGCAGTGTCCACCCAACACAGATGGAGATTGGCTGAGGACTGTGATGACATCACGGTGGTCACCACTGAGCATAAATTCTAA
- the LOC115058589 gene encoding myelin-oligodendrocyte glycoprotein-like encodes MRTFWIFLSLIILFPLSDVSHNNITALPGENVSLPCQVSNMNFTVLNWSRSDLLPQYVFMYKDKKPSSENQHPSFKGRVELAAKHMKDGNISVILKNVTTNDSGTYTCEIIWNRTKLREIISRVNLQVQPGPKAGHKRDGVRILILSALVVLLGLVIVILALRNRKINAEEEPC; translated from the exons ATGAGAACGTTTTGGATTTTCCTCTCACTCATTATTCTGTTTCCACTCTCTGACG tttcacacaacaacatcacagCTCTTCCtggagaaaatgtttctttaccGTGTCAAGTTTCCAACATGAACTTCACCGTTTTAAACTGGTCCAGATCTGATCTGCTGCCACAATACGTCTTCatgtacaaagacaaaaaaccGTCGTCAGAAAACCAGCATCCGTCCTTTAAGGGCCGAGTGGAGCTGGCGGCCAAACACATGAAGGACGGAAACATCTCAGTGATCCTGAAGAACGTGACGACGAACGACTCGGGAACATACACGTGTGAAATCATCTGGAACAGAACGAAACTCAGGGAGATAATCAGCAGAGTCAACCTGCAGGTCCAACCAG GTCCAAAAGCTGGACACAAAAGGGATGGTGTCCGAATTTTAATTCTCTCCGCTTTGGTTGTACTTCTCGGATTAGTTATCGTTATCCTGGctctgagaaacagaaagataaatgcTGAAGAAGAACCCTGCTGA
- the LOC115059245 gene encoding uncharacterized protein LOC115059245 gives MDCESGLPASFLWTAAVLVILHSSAGDSDLICYDQPIIALIGNDVTLPCHLQPGINVIDWRVEWTKPGLDPQHVHVHEEGRMLYQTQNPSFSLRTRLFMDELLQGNVSMMIFRVTLSDEGTYRCTIPSAHKEALVHLRVGSVSSPAVTSLNISSGGVVLRCESAGWYPEPELLWLDDEGNVLSTGPPESVRGPDGLYTVRRNLSVDQTHRRNFICRVQQEKINQNRETHFNITVPDDFFPTVSRSTFRICVTLVPVLFLVCCIVIGFLLIRSKLNNKHETRQKEKQPEVVFLTEAETENPDSDQQIQISNPDSFSIRGRKTSRGRNHTRPLTCLQFAVGVIGVIVVVAVAIVFALIGMVDSEDPTNSTTAEQSVQFSLGLDVGIIVMIGGVFALVGMAEGRNTTQACQFQLAGPPQKVQALAGQDVVLPCSFNVTRSPDPQTVEWSKDGPKPNIVFLLRNGCETHEEKIPAFEHRTSLFMKKLKEGNISLRISNVHLSDAGTYTCKTLWDNPPHEVTSLELVVATYPDSNIIIVVVVGVAMFLLGGLVAGVAVFLWTRSRKRKKSTTRQESKEGEEQPLWLMTEDETDMRTKPASAETQSSMADYSCRPEDKPRSPVQHKCSLPIQESYPPASTRVCLNRSFSDPQTFQPGPDLLKSERPHSSIFPSAFPTSTVT, from the exons ATGGACTGTGAGTCTGGACTCCCTGCTTCTTTTCTCTGGACTGCTGCGGTCCTCGTCATCCTTCACTCCTCTGCAG GAGATTCAGATTTAATTTGTTATGATCAGCCAATCATTGCTCTCATTGGTAATGATGTCACTCTGCCGTGTCACCTTCAACCGGGCATCAACGTCATTGACTGGAGAGTGGAGTGGACCAAACCTGGTTTGGACCCTCAGCACGTCCACGTCCATGAAGAAGGACGGATGTTGTATCAGACTCAAAATCCGTCCTTCAGTCTCCGGACTCGACTGTTTATGGACGAACTGCTCCAAGGAAACGTCTCCATGATGATCTTCAGAGTGACGCTGTCTGACGAAGGCACATACAGATGTACGATTCCTTCAGCTCATAAAGAAGCTTTGGTCCATCTCAGAGTCG gTTCCGTCTCTTCACCCGCCGTCACGTCACTCAACATTTCCTCCGGCGGAGTTGTGTTACGTTGTGAGTCTGCAGGCTGGTATCCAGAGCCCGAGCTGCTGTGGCTGGACGATGAGGGAAACGTCCTCTCTACTGGACCTCCAGAGTCGGTCCGAGGTCCTGACGGCCTCTACACTGTCAGAAGGAACCTGAGTGTGGACCAGACTCACCGCAGGAACTTCATCTGCAGAGTCCAGCAGGAGAAGATCAACcagaacagagagacacacttcAACATCACAGTGCCAG ATGATTTCTTCCCAACTGTGTCCAGGTCCACCTTCAGGATCTGTGTCACTTTGGTTCCGGTTTTATTTCTGGTGTGTTGTATCGTCATTGGGTTCCTTCTGATCAGATCAAAACTCA acaacaaacatgaaacaagACAGAAGGAGAAGCAGCCTGAAGTCGTGTTCCTGACCGAAGCAGAGACGGAGAATCCAGATTCAGATCAACAAATCCAGATCTCTAATCCGGACTCTTTTTCCATCcgaggaagaaaaacaagccgAGGGAGGAATCACACCCGACCTCTGACCT gcctCCAGTTTGCCGTCGGCGTCATCGGCGTCATCGTGGTTGTCGCCGTCGCCATCGTCTTTGCTTTGATTGGCATGGTGGACTCTGAAGACCCAACAAACAGCACGACTGCAGAACAGA GTGTCCAGTTCAGCCTCGGCCTCGACGTCGGCATCATCGTTATGATCGGCGGCGTCTTCGCCCTGGTGGGGATGGCTGAGGGgaggaacacaacacaagccT GTCAGTTCCAGCTGGCTGGTCCTCCACAGAAGGTCCAGGCCTTGGCTGGCCAAGACGTCGTCCTCCCCTGTAGCTTCAACGTCACACGGAGTCCTGACCCTCAGACGGTGGAGTGGTCCAAAGACGGCCCGAAGCCAAACATCGTCTTCCTGTTACGGAACGGCTGTGAGACTCATGAGGAGAAGATTCCCGCCTTCGAGCACAGAACCAGCTTGTTCatgaaaaagctgaaagaaggaaacatcTCCTTAAGGATTTCCAACGTCCATCTGTCAGACGCCGGGACGTACACGTGCAAGACGCTCTGGGACAATCCACCGCACGAAGTTACATCACTGGAGCTCGTTGTGG CCACCTACCCGGACTCCAACATCATCATCGTGGTCGTTGTCGGGGTCGCCATGTTCCTGTTGGGTGGTCTTGTCGCTGGAGTGGCGGTCTTCTTGTGGACCAGATCCAGGAAACGCA AGAAATCAACGACCCGACAGGAATCCAAGGAAGGTGAAGAACAACCGTTGTGGCTGATGACAGAAGACGAGACTGACATGAGGACAAAACCTGCTTCAGCGGAGACCCAGAGCTCCATGGCTGACTACAGCTGCCGACCTGAGGACAAACCGAGATCGCCCGTCCAACACAAATGTTCCCTCCCGATCCAGGAGAGCTACCCACCAGCGTCAACCCGGGTCTGTCTCAATCGTTCTTTCAGCGACCCTCAAACCTTTCAGCCTGGTCCGGACCTGCTGAAGTCTGAGCGCCCCCATTCCTCCATCTTCCCATCGGCATTCCCAACTTCTACAGTCACCTGA
- the LOC115058571 gene encoding uncharacterized protein LOC115058571 isoform X2, with amino-acid sequence MIRPLVIWSSDPAVLLWIQTPPRMKLFLPVLFFLFQQMTEVNSSETIAAAVGEDVVLKCKGDRPVDEQSLILVWERNGETVHKFRDYNDNLDLQDENFKNRTSLFLDKLKDGNFSLNLKNVTRNDGGNYTCSTDNTTVAVIDLTFSGKGEPKQEEGDQDKTRNIIIIIIIAAVLIWSKRKQHGRGVAEPQYQTVQGDDPEVRVDRPAGDVPLTSFQTTGGDDQNREVPEVRVDRPAGGAEKNDRALPNSAGVAGGTRRRTHTRSSSESSIQKSIRQLKSGSQKTSKSL; translated from the exons ATGATCAGACCGTTGGTCATCTGGAGTTCTGATCCGGCG gTTCTCCTCTGGATCCAAACTCCTCCCAGAATGAAGCTATTTCTGCCAgttctctttttcctgtttcaacagATGACag AAGTGAATTCCTCTGAAACGATCGCAGCAGCTGTTGGAGAAGACGTCGTCCTTAAATGCAAAGGGGACCGTCCAGTAGATGAGCAGTCACTGATATTGGTGTGGGAACGCAACGGGGAGACTGTGCACAAATTCCGAGACTATAATGATAATTTGGATCTTCAAGACGAGAACTTCAAAAACAGAACGTCTCTCTTCCTGGATAAATTGAAGGATGGAAATTTTTCCCTAAACCTGAAGAACGTGACAAGAAATGATGGAGGAAATTACACCTGTTCCACAGATAACACAACCGTTGCAGTCATTGACCTCACCTTCA gTGGAAAAGGCGAACCCAAACAGGAAGAAGGAGACCAGGACAAGAcca ggaatatcatcatcatcatcatcatcgctgCTGTTCTCATCTGGTCCAAACGGAAACAGCATG GACGGGGTGTCGCTGAACCTCAGTACCAAACTGTACAAGGAGATGATCCTGAGGTCAGGGTCGACCGGCCTGCAGGAGATGTGCCGCTCACCTCATTCCAAACTACAGGAGGAGATGATCAGAATCGTGAGGTTCCTGAGGTCAGGGTCGACCGGcctgcaggaggagctgagaAGAACGACAGAGCTCTTCCTAACTCTGCGGGAGTTGCTGGAGGAACTCGACGTCGGACCC ATACAAGATCCAGCTCTGAGAGCAGTATCCAAAAATCCATTAGGCAGCTAAAGTCCGGCAGCCAGAAAACATCCAAGAGCCTCTGA
- the LOC115058571 gene encoding uncharacterized protein LOC115058571 isoform X1: protein MIRPLVIWSSDPAVLLWIQTPPRMKLFLPVLFFLFQQMTEVNSSETIAAAVGEDVVLKCKGDRPVDEQSLILVWERNGETVHKFRDYNDNLDLQDENFKNRTSLFLDKLKDGNFSLNLKNVTRNDGGNYTCSTDNTTVAVIDLTFTGGKGEPKQEEGDQDKTRNIIIIIIIAAVLIWSKRKQHGRGVAEPQYQTVQGDDPEVRVDRPAGDVPLTSFQTTGGDDQNREVPEVRVDRPAGGAEKNDRALPNSAGVAGGTRRRTHTRSSSESSIQKSIRQLKSGSQKTSKSL, encoded by the exons ATGATCAGACCGTTGGTCATCTGGAGTTCTGATCCGGCG gTTCTCCTCTGGATCCAAACTCCTCCCAGAATGAAGCTATTTCTGCCAgttctctttttcctgtttcaacagATGACag AAGTGAATTCCTCTGAAACGATCGCAGCAGCTGTTGGAGAAGACGTCGTCCTTAAATGCAAAGGGGACCGTCCAGTAGATGAGCAGTCACTGATATTGGTGTGGGAACGCAACGGGGAGACTGTGCACAAATTCCGAGACTATAATGATAATTTGGATCTTCAAGACGAGAACTTCAAAAACAGAACGTCTCTCTTCCTGGATAAATTGAAGGATGGAAATTTTTCCCTAAACCTGAAGAACGTGACAAGAAATGATGGAGGAAATTACACCTGTTCCACAGATAACACAACCGTTGCAGTCATTGACCTCACCTTCA caggTGGAAAAGGCGAACCCAAACAGGAAGAAGGAGACCAGGACAAGAcca ggaatatcatcatcatcatcatcatcgctgCTGTTCTCATCTGGTCCAAACGGAAACAGCATG GACGGGGTGTCGCTGAACCTCAGTACCAAACTGTACAAGGAGATGATCCTGAGGTCAGGGTCGACCGGCCTGCAGGAGATGTGCCGCTCACCTCATTCCAAACTACAGGAGGAGATGATCAGAATCGTGAGGTTCCTGAGGTCAGGGTCGACCGGcctgcaggaggagctgagaAGAACGACAGAGCTCTTCCTAACTCTGCGGGAGTTGCTGGAGGAACTCGACGTCGGACCC ATACAAGATCCAGCTCTGAGAGCAGTATCCAAAAATCCATTAGGCAGCTAAAGTCCGGCAGCCAGAAAACATCCAAGAGCCTCTGA
- the LOC115058576 gene encoding low affinity immunoglobulin gamma Fc region receptor II-like isoform X1 produces MHRSVQLQQLDGVEEHQQCRFGWGLPRNDSCTMRGTDSSDTGVYWCRSERGGCSNAINITVNSRTPLPGCDSSCWNRNWSLNHFSVSDGVILESPPLPVTEGETVTLRCSYKEKRQPQSISKFSAAFFHNDVFIGNHSTGKMNFMVSKSDEGFYKCKHPTKGESLQSWLSVTVGVQPGNFTPTPGPPQALTVSTVFLVCTILLITLYTIMTVACISVHRQLAKARADAKRAADRQMAN; encoded by the exons ATGCACCGATCTGTCCAACTCCAGCAGCTGGACGGTGTGGAGGAACACCAGCAGTGCCGGTTCGGGTGGGGGCTTCCCAGAAACGACTCCTGCACCATGAGAGGAACAGACTCCTCAGACACCGGAGTGTACTGGTGTCGGTCTGAGCGGGGGGGGTGCAGCAACGCCATCAACATCACTGTCAACAGTAGGACTCCACTTCCTGGGTGTGACAGTTCATGTTGGAACAGAAACTGGAGCTTAAACCACTTCTCTGTTTCAGACGGGGTGATCCTGGAGAGCCCGCCACTTCCTGTGACGGAGGGAGAGACGGTGACGCTTCGCTGTTCCTACAAGGAGAAGAGACAACCTCAGTCCATCTCAAAATTTAGTGCGGCCTTCTTCCACAACGATGTGTTCATCGGAAACCACAGCACAGGAAAGATGAACTTCATGGTGTCCAAGTCCGACGAAGGCTTCTACAAGTGCAAACACCCGACGAAAGGAGAGTCCCTGCAGAGCTGGCTGTCAGTCACAG TTGGAGTTCAGCCTGGAAACTTCACCCCCACTCCTGGTCCTCCTCAGGCCCTGACGGTGTCCACAGTGTTCCTGGTGTGCACCATCCTGCTCATAACACTCTACACTATCATGACCGTAGCGTGTATTTCTGTCCACCGGCAGCTGGCGAAAG CTCGAGCTGATGCTAAAAGAGCAGCTGATCGTCAGATGGCAAACTGA
- the LOC115058576 gene encoding low affinity immunoglobulin gamma Fc region receptor II-like isoform X2, with the protein MHRSVQLQQLDGVEEHQQCRFGWGLPRNDSCTMRGTDSSDTGVYWCRSERGGCSNAINITVNNGVILESPPLPVTEGETVTLRCSYKEKRQPQSISKFSAAFFHNDVFIGNHSTGKMNFMVSKSDEGFYKCKHPTKGESLQSWLSVTVGVQPGNFTPTPGPPQALTVSTVFLVCTILLITLYTIMTVACISVHRQLAKARADAKRAADRQMAN; encoded by the exons ATGCACCGATCTGTCCAACTCCAGCAGCTGGACGGTGTGGAGGAACACCAGCAGTGCCGGTTCGGGTGGGGGCTTCCCAGAAACGACTCCTGCACCATGAGAGGAACAGACTCCTCAGACACCGGAGTGTACTGGTGTCGGTCTGAGCGGGGGGGGTGCAGCAACGCCATCAACATCACTGTCAACA ACGGGGTGATCCTGGAGAGCCCGCCACTTCCTGTGACGGAGGGAGAGACGGTGACGCTTCGCTGTTCCTACAAGGAGAAGAGACAACCTCAGTCCATCTCAAAATTTAGTGCGGCCTTCTTCCACAACGATGTGTTCATCGGAAACCACAGCACAGGAAAGATGAACTTCATGGTGTCCAAGTCCGACGAAGGCTTCTACAAGTGCAAACACCCGACGAAAGGAGAGTCCCTGCAGAGCTGGCTGTCAGTCACAG TTGGAGTTCAGCCTGGAAACTTCACCCCCACTCCTGGTCCTCCTCAGGCCCTGACGGTGTCCACAGTGTTCCTGGTGTGCACCATCCTGCTCATAACACTCTACACTATCATGACCGTAGCGTGTATTTCTGTCCACCGGCAGCTGGCGAAAG CTCGAGCTGATGCTAAAAGAGCAGCTGATCGTCAGATGGCAAACTGA
- the LOC115058590 gene encoding ladderlectin-like, with protein sequence MLRGCLLVCAFVALTRAGALPDETPEDSPTGSHLVKRDVSCSGHWTVYGSRCLLFVPRAMTWAKAEKNCLALGGNLASVHNWKEYQDIQSLIISQTQRPQKAWIGGSDAQQENIWLWSDGSQFLYTNWCRGEPNNRGVQNCLQINHTAMKCWDNLQCRYHLPSVCAKPR encoded by the exons ATGCTCAGAGGTTGTCTGCTTGTTTGTGCCTTCGTGGCGCTGACCAGAGCCGGAG CTCTTCCAGATGAAACGCCTGAAGACAGCCCAACAG GAAGTCATCTGGTTAAAAGGGATGTGTCTTGTTCTGGTCATTGGACTGTGTATGGCAGTCGCTGTCTCCTCTTCGTTCCACGAGCCATGACCTGGGCTAAAGCTGAG AAAAACTGTCTGGCTCTGGGGGGAAATCTGGCTTCGGTGCACAACTGGAAGGAATATCAGGACATCCAGTCACTGATCATTTCTCAGACTCAACGGCCACAGAAAGCCTGGATTGGAGGAAGTGATGCTCAGCAG GAGAATATCTGGCTCTGGAGTGACGGCAGTCAGTTCCTGTACACCAACTGGTGTCGCGGAGAACCGAACAATCGGGGCGTACAGAACTGTCTGCAGATTAACCACACAG CGATGAAGTGCTGGGATAACTTACAATGTCGTTACCATCTTCCATCCGTCTGTGCCAAACCCCGTTGA